The DNA region ACCTGTGTTTGCTCATTGATCTGATTGAGCATCATCTCTGCGCAGCAGCCAGTTCTCTCAGGTAAATCAGTGGGCACGCCCTTTTGCGAAGAACTGTCATGCTATTGGCTGCTGTAGGAATATTATCTAACGCTCGATATTTTAAATGGCTGCTTTAACTGTCAGTCATTCTCAAGCCCAACCTCCCCCCAAATGAGGATAGCTTGCGTTGCTCGGGGCAACCGGTGTTTGAACACGTAATGAGTCAGTCTGCTTTTGTATGTCCAGaacaaataatgtttatttgtgCGTCAGCGTAATAAAAACcactttaaaactttattaattcATATCTTCAATGAACTTGCATGCTCGGTCTTAATATATATTATCTCTAAAAGGATAGATTTTCAATCTTTGGTTATGCACTTCGTTAAACGATGGTGGTTGTTAAACAGAAGACAATAACGCAAATGCTTTGTAACAAAAACTGCGGTAAACTACACATTTAGAGGTCAAAATGCTAACAAGTATCTTATTGCAGCAAAGCTGCCACCTAGTGTCAGTGAAGCATGTTTATTTCATGCTTTTTAACtaacaataaaacaaataataagGCATGTTATAAAAATGACAATGATATTCCACAAGGTAGGAGAACAGACTGGAGTATTCCTGTTTGTTTAGGAGTACATAGTCAACTGCAACCACTGTGGATGAAACAAAAGACAGAATAAATGAAACATAAAGCTAAgactatagattataaatgaatTATGAAATGCAATTAAATAACAATTTGCAGTTTACACACCTCCTGAATGTCAACTTTAATGGTACCATTGTTGTCCTTGTCAAGTGTCTTGAAggcacctgtaaatgtacataaGTAAGATACATCATGCCAAATATGAGCACTAGAGAGAATAAAGACAAACAGAAGTTTAACTTACGGCACATAGCATCTAGACGAACAAGACACCCAATGAAATTGTCAAAGTCCATGTTGCCATCAGTGTCACTGTATCTTCTGACAATCATCTGGAAAAGCTGATCATTAAGTGGGAAACCTAAACAAaggaagatttttttaaattagagaTTAGACCCATGAGATATCTATTCCACGTTGAGTCATACATTGTCAAGAAAAAGCTTATGATGGCTAGGAAACCACTTCCGGTGAGTCACTAAAGCTAATGATAGTCGTATTGCGAGGGAGCCGAGTGTGCAGTTTGACTGgcttgttaatgtttattatgaaatcctGGAAGACCGGCATAACTTGTACAGTTAGGGTTTGCCATAATAGCTGGTACAAATACAGTCAAtttctaaaaaaacattttcttttaacCATAATACACGTACAAGAGCTGAGTGTGTATGTGGCGCAAGTGCACCCATGATCTGTATCcacctatttttttacagtctatggtatccacacatccatccagtaaaacctttcatagagAGTGCCAGTGAACAATAAATACAGTAATTACAgttttcaaaaatatctaatattatgctgataaaatatgctgatttagctggcttatttattctgctattttataatgtttaatGTGTTTGCACATACTTTTAACacacatgtttaaaaaaaaaaagcaaaTCATTTCATAAGCTCGGGTCTTACCTAGTGCGTAAGAAgcgatgtaataatatttttcaaaaaacgAAAACAATACTGAATAAATTTAATCacttaatatgtttattttggTTTCTTCTAATAACTcacaatgtgttgaatgagacAGATACTGCTGCTGACTGTCGGACCGCGTGAAGCTTGATGTGTCGCAATAAAAACTCTCaattaaaaagtcaattaaaaaatgcagttttaaaagaaactcacaccagagggacagttgtgacattttaaaccattgcctgaaaagtttttaaaaaataattctgtgTCAATTCCATATACAAACAATTGACtgacttttacattttaaagataCTGGTATGCCTCTGTCTTATGTATTTGCTGATTGAAGATTCGTCACCACCGAGTagcaacaaaaaattatttaatatatcttcatatgatATATCAGGCCACTTCTTCATTTCATCCTCCCACTGGGTTATACATGGCAGGTGTGCTAAATATTTACCATAACTACTTTAAACATGTTTTATGCGTGCTCCCACAACACTGTTCTTCCGGCCGGCAATTGAAACAAACGTCTTGCACAAATAAGGGAAATATGTCACATCACTTACTTCCACGTTCGAATATAAGGTGGATAACTTCATACCTATTTTAGCATGACAACACTTCTTACCTGCTTCTTTGAAAGCTCCGGGCAGCTCGGAAGCTCCAATCATACCAGAGCGGTCTGCATCAAAATTCTTGTAAATGCCCtggatttaacaaaaaaaggtTTATAAGAAACTCAGCTTTTTTGATATACAAAATGGAAATCTGTATGACAAACCAGAAAGCTCATTACATTATGTAGACATAGGACAGAGGTAGTCTGTTTTGCACACAACCATTCATTCAAGATGTCAAAAAGTCAATTACagctttaaaaatactttacgAACACTTTTACCTGCCACCTCTTGATGTTATTCCAAAGATACTTGAACTCCTCAAAGCCTAGCTTTCCAGTACTGTCACTCTGAGAGAGCAAACTGTCAAGGCGAATATCAATGAATCTGATACTTTGCTTAATGCAGCAAAATTACATTCCCACCCCCCCTCTCTTGATATTGTACTGAAGGATACATCCATTACTGCCACCATGCTCCTACAGGACTCAATACTGAAACCATCTGTCCTGAGATCACCACCTAGAGAAGAGAATAAGTAAACATTTTAACATCTTTAACATTGGGGCTCATTCATGTCATCTATACATGTAAAGAAAATGAATCTTAACTTGTTGTAAACATAAGATAGACTTACGTTTGGTGATAATCTTGTTAAGAATATTCATGAGTTCATTAGGGCTCACCTCCATATCCTATTATGAGGAAATCAATATAAGATGTAAGAACGTCCTCTCTGCTTTCACAACataacagcatttttttataattatcaTAGAAAATACAGATATTTACTTCAAAAAACGCTTTCTCAATCAGATTTTTTTAGAGTAAACACAACGCCATTGCTGCATCCCAATTCACCTACACTATGCACTTTAAGAgaacatatcataaaaatctgacttttttcatgtttaagtgctataattgggtccccagtgcttctatgaacctagaaaatgtgaaaaagatcaatccagtaacttagttttggcaaaacattctctgcaagcatgtgaaaaaataggtcattgaaatttggcttcccCTGGGATGTCAtacagccccttaatctgcactatccaaccatggcactgccatttagtgcagagatcagctcatttgcattttaaaggacacacccaaaaccggcaaatttttgctcacacctacaaagtggcagttttaaaatgttataaataataaattatctatggggtattttgagctaaacttcacaaatgtactctggggacactaaagatttattttacatctttaaaaagtcttctGAAATTTTCCTTTTAAAGTGTCTATTCATTTCTGCATACTTATGCATGCATGGAGAAATATTATGCATGTACTGGTACATATTAATGCATAAGTGACCACTGTTTATAGCTTTTCTTCATTCATTATTTCTTATGTAATTTATTCAATATAAAGTTAATTTTAATGACCACACATTGGTATTACTGCATCATTTTGGTGATATTTTTGATGTTGTACATCATACAAAATAAGAATGAAAAGTCACTTTTAGTACAAAATACCTGATTTACTCAAACTTTTCATCATACAACAAGGAAGTATGTCTTTACGTTATAGGGCAAACCACTTTAACCAATGCCTCATATACTCAGCATGCATGCACACCCCTCTATGACTCAACACAACCCAGCGATACAACCTCCAAAACAATGGCAGGAATGTACAAGCGGAAGAGCCAGTCATGTTGCTTGACTGTATTCAGAGACAAGCCGCCATATAATTTTGTATGATATAGCCACACCTCTGTTGTCTGTTGTTGGATCAGAAACTCTGAATATGCCCTACTAAACTGTGTGTCAATAAACTGTTCTGAAATCAGAAGAAAAGGCACACACATGCTGGGTGGAGCAAAACGGTGGAATGTAGACAATCCCTTGGTGTGGAAGCTTCTGGCTTTAAACGTAAATGTGTTCACCTGACACATTTCACAACTTTTTTGATTAGTGACACCATACTTAAGATACCTCAAATACCTTGATGATATGCAGGGACAAAGGGAATGATAAGTGTTCAGACTTTAGAGTAGTAAAACTCCCAAAAGGTGGGGGAAGTGAATATAGCCCCTGGGCATAAACCTGGCTGAGCCTAGCTATGATCTTGTAAGAAACTGCACCACTGCTCCCTTAATGTGAAGCAGCCCTGAGAGTAAATACTTTGTATACACCATCTGGCAAATAGATATACAAATATAAAGAGGGAATATTATATTCTCCATAAAAGCCTACTCACATCCCCTGCAAGTTGTTGAAAAACTTTGCGAAACTGCCTCTCCTCATCAGTTTCATTGGGATTGGCATATGCTAGTGGTCTTCTGGGAGGTGGCTGGAACAAACAGAGCGAACACTTTGAGAAATGCATTTAACATTTTCATATGCCATAGCAAGAATCAATGAACCACTCTATCTGAACCTCAggattacatttacattaacacTTATGCATTAGGCAgacatttgtgttttattaagatgtgtgttccctgggaatgtTTTTACTGCTATGACATAAAAGCTTTTTACTCTTAACATTACCATtatgaaaataacaaaacaattaTACTCAAACTTACAGGATCAGATGGAACAAATTGGGCTGGATCGATGTTGCTATGATGCAAATATGGAAAGAGGCaagaaagacaaaaataagACTGCTGAAAACACAAATTTTGCATGCTATTGCAGACTTACGAATTATGTTAAAGTTAACACTGGCAGGTTGCTTACCTTACAACATCGATGAGCCCTCCAATAAGTTTTTTGGCCAAATTCATTTTGAGAACTCTGAATAAGGCACAAATGAAatgatctaaaaaaaaaagtcaaatatgACAAGTTTTTTCACTTACACAACTCTCATGCACTCGATTAATATAAACATTGATACTGGGAAAGTCAGGACACTACAGTATTCCGTAAAGTATGGGGGTTGCCCTGATAAAACAGATTTGTAAGGGTTAACACGACTGTCCTCCATTAAAATGCTTGCCTAGTTATGTGATTATTTATAAACACTTTAACCAAATCACCCTTACGTGAATTATAACGCATACGACTATGCGGTTGTACTGATTTTGTTACAACGATAATAATAATACTCTATTTCAGGCCGTGTGATTAAATCATGACGCATACAAAAAATAGCAAACGTATCGTTTAATACAGGGTTAGGTGAAGTATGAAAACTTACTAGAACAAAGACGTTGAAGAGACCCACTGGAAAGTAACAGAGAAGAAAAGGATCTGTTCCTCAGGTAAACAGAAAAGTAAACCTGTTTCCAAACTGCAGTCTCATATGGATAGAACAGCGCTCCACACCCAGTATGCTCATCGGTAAACGTCTGGGTCCTAAAACCTGCCTCGTTCATGAACGGCACTGGATGAGAGGCAGGGTACTACAGCATCTATTATACACTTTTGGTATAATACAGCTGaaataaccaatcaaattgtatCATTTGTCAGATTTCATGAaggaaaaaaatacagaatgtcTGTTCTCCTCATGGCTATTTTTTTACGAATCACACTATTTATCCGAATAATGTAGCTTCGTTGCTAATGTGCTTCCACATGAAGAATTTTTTTGGTATTTAAAGTTTCTAGTATACACATCCAAGTATACAAGCAGTAcatattataattaaaaaatattattattaatattattatataaacataattaacatataatacaataaaaataaagagcaaaatacatataaatatttaaaaaggcaATTGTACAGAACAAAtatattctgtgaaaatatataaataaatacaataaaaatgcattgtgtgtaaaaatgtttaaaaacctCTAACAATACCAGCAATATCACTTAAAGGGGTCtattttccatatttaagtgctataattgggtcctcagtgcttgtataaacctagaaaatgtgaaaaagaacaacccagtaacttagtttttggtgtgaaaaaaatgtaaaaagaaaaaaaaaattaattgaaatttggctcttgTGATGTCATATACCGCCCCCTAATCTGCATTAaacaaccatggcactgccatttagtgcagagattagttcatttgcattttaagggacacccaaaaacggcaaatCTACAAAGTGGCCATTTTTGAGCTCATATGGGTAAAACTTCCGGTGAGCAACTACAGCTAATGGTAGTCCTAATTTGCGAGGGATACGAGTCTGCTGTTTTGACTGGCATTTtaatgcttattatgaaatccagggAGACCGGCATAACTTGTGCAGTTggggttgccataatagcttatacaaacgcaataaatctctacaaaacatttgttttaaccataATACACGCACAAGAACTGAATGTATATGTGgccagtaaaacctttcatagaaactgacagtgaacaataaatacaataattattcAAATACAACTAAatttatgctgataaaaatatgctgattttgctggtttatttattctgctactatGTATTGTTACAAAAATGagattacagtacagaatatatagCCTACGACATAAACTGCTTATAAGttcatgtttataatagtttgtGACGTGTTTGCGTGTAACGttacttttgttatgtttttaatgtttttttaaataagcaaataattttatatcTACTGCATAATCATTTTCcataaaacgaaaacaatactgaaaacatgtaatagtttaatatgtttattacagtttgtttaaataacttacaatgtgttAAGTGAAAAActggtatgtctctgtgcttttatatttgccCATTAAGACCCGTCACCCCCGAGGAACAACATGAAACgattgaatatatcttcatgATGTATCAGGAcacttcttaatttcatcctcacaTTGGCTCATACATGAAATTATGACCGTAATCATCATGGAAAATGCTGGTTCCGTTCAGTGACAGTAGGCGCCGGAAGTGGCGCCCATAATTCGCGCAAAGTGTCATGGGGCATAGGAATAGTggataataaattatctatatggtattttgagctagaacttcacatactaCTCTggtgacaccaaagatttattttacatcttaaaagtcttgtaaaatgtctcctttaagaaACAACATCCAAAACCAGGCGTCTCTGCTTATGACACATAGGCctggtttcccagacaaggcttagctaaagccaggactaggccttagttaaaataagatatttaagcatctttaataaacatgctTAGAAAATGACATTACTGGTATGTATACAAATTAATGGGATTGgtttattttaagatctgttgagacagctcaaacatagTCTTCTAGGTCTGTGAAAACAGGTGATATGATGTTATGAGCAAAACATGCAAATGAATGATCGAGTACGACCCCGCCCACGGTGGGGATGCCAAACCGCCACCGGAAGTATCGCCGCATCGGGaagtaatgctgcgttccaggcaacctgtaacccgtaactcacgacttcaaaaccacgactcacgactttgaactgggagtacatcgatctagtacgagttcacgggtgggaagtcacgggtttgactgccgttccagagcactttcaccggtagaaggttgtaaaaacacgagttacaggctgcctggaacgcatagggtcgtgagtcgtggttttgaagtcgtaactcacgggtttaaaaacctgcctggaacgcaccataAGCTGCTTGCTTGCGCAGGAGTCGTCACGTCAGTTGCTTCCTTATAGCAATGGCGACCGTCACGACCGAATTATTGGTATCAACAAAACTTAGAGGAATATTACTAGTCGCAATTTTTCATTTCGTGTTAATTCGACCGCTGACTGCTATATCCGAACCGGGTATATGGATCCTAGACCTCGACAACGTAAGTGCATCTCTTGCTTGACAGGCGAGAGTGAGGTCTTGACTTCACTTTGACTAACGACAGACAGTTCATTGTCTTTAGAGGCCCTTTAAGAATCAGCCAatattgacaaaaatgtttGCTAACATGGCATTATACATGTACCAGTCAGCCCTGGAAACTAAAGAATAGATGTCTGTCTGTGTTCAAGCTGTTTTCTTGGTCATGCCTTAGCAAGCTAGTATTGCTAACTTACACAGTGGTCATCACATTTTATGTGTAATAATATGCATCCTACTAATAactgttttaaaataatgttgtcTGTTTCAGGAAATCTTAAAGAAGCAACAACACTTTTTGTTTCCCAAGACCATGTTCAATAACACTAACATTGAACTGAAGTGTGAGTatacgtttttacatttctttttcaATGTTAGTCATTTTTAATGATGAAGTTTGTTGTATTGCTGGGTATGTTTGCTTTGTCTGCAGTTGTAGCGCTTAGTGAAAAGTGCAGCACCCCTGTAGATCTGAAAATATCGTGGTATTTGCGAAGTTCCCCTTGTCACGATGAAGTGTTTGGACTAGATGTAAGTCTTCTGTTTATCATACAGTTTAATGTAAATTTTCTGCAGCTGTTTATCATCTAAAAAAGctattaatattataatattatgaATGTATTAACAACATAttaatgtgcattattttctgcTCCTCCGTACAGACTGTAACGGCACCACAGTATTTTGACAACGAACATGTACTGCGAGAAGGAGGCACTGGCTTCTACATATCCCACAAGTATTCTCCAATAAAATGCCAACAACACATGAAAGGAAATGTGGTAACCTCCCTTTATTATAAGTGGTttacatgttgtttttgtttattgctgtaATAATGGGAAGTTGTgatgaaaatgaaaatcctCTCATAATATTCTCACCCTTATACCATCCCAGAAGTACAAGACTTCCTTTCTTTAGTTGAACACAAACAAatgattttatattaaaatgctatAATGTTATACAGGATGAAAATGACAAAGCTCCAAAAAGGACACATATTCATCATAAAGATATTCCAGCGACTCCATGACTGTTTTCATATAAATGTACTATTTTGTGTTCAACCCATAAAAGGAAGTCATACATCTGGGATGGCACTATGAATGTCTTGCTTGAGCTATAAAGTTATTATTTGTTTAGTTAAGTCAGATCAGACTTTGACTGCAACTCATGAAAGATAATTTGATTTAATACttacagtattttttatttacataaataGCAAtagatctgtttttttttaaaggggacatatcatgaaaatcagactttttccatgtttaagtgctctAATTGGGCCCCCAGTGTTtccatcaacctagaaaatgtgaaaaagatcaacccagtaatttagttttggtaaactattctctgcaagcatgtgaaaaaataggtcacaGGATATTGGGCCCCCTTGTggtgtcagaaggggataaaaccgcccctttatctgcactttCCAACAAGGACACTGCTATTtattgcagagatcagctcatttgcattttaaaggacacacccaaaaatggcacatttttgctcacacctacgcagtggcaattttaacatgctttaataaattatctatatggtattttgagcttgaacttcacatacatactctggggacaccaaagatttatttgacatcttaaaagtcTTGTAAAAAGTCTCCTTTAATGTTTGTTcccttttttttgttttgtttggacaCCACAGTTTGGAGTTAAAGATCCTTATACTCCAATAAAGTTGACTCCACTAGAACAGGTGAGATAAACTTTACTTTAAACTTTATGTGGGTTTTGGATCTGTCATGTTGATCATTCTTTTTTTGAATTACGTAATTATGTTATTACCCTATAGCTGATAGAGAGTGTTTGACGAGCAGGTTTTTATGCTCGCCTGAATAACCAGTACCATGTCATTGTTAATTTGATTGTCTGGTTTAACTAGTAGATTATTGGTACTTGATCTTTTTTGTCAGTTGCTTAGTCACAACAAGGGTTGGATATAAAACTTATGAAATaggttaaataaatgcatgcaatTTCTGATTATCCCTTTTTGTTGTAGTTTCAGGCAACCCCAGAAGAAAAAGGCAGACGAAAGAGAGATGAGAAAGATGAAAACAAAGATGTTAGTTTCACAACAGTTCAAATGATTTTACACTTAAGGTGTGTGTACACCAAAAGTGAATTTATTACTTGCGTGAGTAGATCacatacaaagtcaatataAAAAGGGCGCCTCAATTGGCTGACATGATTGCGTAATACTAAAATACTCAAAATACTTTAACTCGTGCGTGATATTCTCATGCTGCTTTATCATGGCAGCCAGTCAGCAAAGAGCTTATTGACCTATCCAGTTTGACATGTCCAGTTGTATCAGAAAATTTGAGTAATATATTGTAAGTAACATGATGCGCATATTCGCTTCGCTTTAAGTGCACACACACCATTAGACCATTAGGGTACGGCTGGGTAGATACCATGTTTGACAAATATATATTGTGCATTAGTGAGAATTTGTCAACGGGTAGCGATCCAGCTATAGCATTAATAGCACATACaacattgttttatatttattatgcCTTTTTCCAATGTTAGCAGAAACCGGCTGCTGCAAATCCACAGACCACTGTAGTAAAGACCGAT from Paramisgurnus dabryanus chromosome 8, PD_genome_1.1, whole genome shotgun sequence includes:
- the capns1b gene encoding calpain small subunit 1b isoform X2 — encoded protein: MNLAKKLIGGLIDVVSNIDPAQFVPSDPPPPRRPLAYANPNETDEERQFRKVFQQLAGDDMEVSPNELMNILNKIITKRGDLRTDGFSIESCRSMVAVMDSDSTGKLGFEEFKYLWNNIKRWQGIYKNFDADRSGMIGASELPGAFKEAGFPLNDQLFQMIVRRYSDTDGNMDFDNFIGCLVRLDAMCRAFKTLDKDNNGTIKVDIQEWLQLTMYS
- the capns1b gene encoding calpain small subunit 1b isoform X1, whose translation is MNEAGFRTQTFTDEHTGCGALFYPYETAVWKQVYFSVYLRNRSFSSLLLSSGSLQRLCSNHFICALFRVLKMNLAKKLIGGLIDVVSNIDPAQFVPSDPPPPRRPLAYANPNETDEERQFRKVFQQLAGDDMEVSPNELMNILNKIITKRGDLRTDGFSIESCRSMVAVMDSDSTGKLGFEEFKYLWNNIKRWQGIYKNFDADRSGMIGASELPGAFKEAGFPLNDQLFQMIVRRYSDTDGNMDFDNFIGCLVRLDAMCRAFKTLDKDNNGTIKVDIQEWLQLTMYS